The window cttcccttcctccttccttcctttttttttcccacactCTGACCACTATCTCTGTactgttctttctctcttcttcttatCTATATCTTCACCCTGGTCCTCTACTTTATTTCTGTCCATTTGGGTCTACCTTCctcccccacctctctctcctcctgctccctctGCCGGGTGCAGGAAACTAGTGGACTGTCCCCAGCTGTTGGATGTGGACGACATGGTGAAGATGCGTGAGCCGGATTGGAAGTGTGTGTACACGTACCTGCAGGAGTTCTACAGGGGTCTGGTGACGAAGGGCCTGGTTAAAACCAAAAACTCCTCCTAAAGTCGCACCCCACCTAAAACTGAACCCATGGTGAGAGAGGGGAAAGCCTGCGAAGGAACCTCAATATGGTTCTGGTAGACTTAATGGGatggagggtgtgtgtgtgtttgtgtgtgtgagagagagagagagagagagagagagagagagaatgtgtgtaaCTGCATGTTTTAAGCAGCTGATAGGATTTATATCAAACATGATGTTTTTGGAAAATTCTGTTGCTtttggatgttcatgttaatttGGAGCTACTGAGGTCTGAAGAACCAAACATGgtatgcgtatgtgtgtgtgcgtgtgtgtgtgcatttctgcATAGCCAAACTATGGCCTAGGCAGAGAGCCAGGTTCATCTGCAGCTCAACACTTTAAAAGGAACTACTGTATCACAGTGTTTCAAACAGAGGAGTCAAGAAACAAAGCAGAGAACAGAGGCTGGGTGTTGTccattgactttttatcaaatgTGAGTTTACAGGTGTTTATGCATTAGGCTCTTAAAGGCTTTTAAAGGTACTgttaacagtaaaaatacagaatgacAAATGTCTACAGTCCCTAAAATAacaaattagattttatttttttgacatttattttcgCATGCAACAGTGTTATCCTGGTGCTCTTCCTGTCACTCTACTCTACCTTGTGTGTGATGTCTGTGAGGGTTTACAATACGTGCATATAATGCCACCCAGTGGTCACTCTCTGCATCCCTCACATGTGAGGTCTTTCTCCctaaaactgtttatttaaatgCATACCATTAGTCATGTTTATTTATGGAGAGCTTTTAAAGGGGTTTCCACAGAATGGTTTAAGGAAAAGATAGTAGAGAAAAGTAGAGAATAACTCCAACAAGAGAGAAAGCGTTGCTTAACAACCACGAATAAGCACATGATAAATGAATAAGTATAAATAATCATGAGTGAGCAATGATATGAACAGTTGGGAATCCGTGGAGAAGAGtattctcctccttcctccatcTCTGGCCCTCGCCCATCCTCTCAGTTCATCCTTCTCTGTCTCATACAGACTGTCTCTTGTATGCCTGTTCCTCAGGACCTATGCCAACTGCATGCCTTTGCTGGAAGTGGAGGACATGATGATCATGGGTAATAAACCCGACTCCAAATGTGTCTTCACCTACGTACAGTCTCTGGTCAACCACCTGCGCAGATACGAGATGTCCATGGGTCGGccctgtgacctctgacctgtgcTCAGTGAGCATTCATCTTTGACGTGGCGTTCACAACGGGGGTTGTAACCAGGCACCCCTacccctcccccacccctccgTCCCCGGCTACATCTTCATCTGATGACCGACTCTACGCTGACGGGCTGGGTCACAGAGTTGCACATCTCCGATGGACAAGCTggggattgtgtgtgtgtttgtgtgtgtcagtttgctTATTATCTTTGTTGGCAGTGGTGATGTGTATTCATTTTTTCGCACATTTCCTAGTGAGAGGGCGCCAAAGTTTttataaaactacatttttaagCTTTGAAATTTTagtacattgtttttttgtactcAATCTCCTCTTTGTACCCGTTAGTATTCAACATGCAGTAACTGTGTCACTATGCACACGTGCTGAGAGACACCTcaagagacaaaagagaaatattatttatagtattccccttttttaaattatttataccTATATTTTTCTCCGCTCCATTTTTGTAACTATAGTAATTTGTAAGCATTGCTTTTGGTGAttccagtgaagaagaaaaatatatccaaCCATACGATGCATTATTTGGTTTCCACTTTggtacttttttcattttttaaccaAACTCTGGttgctttaaatattttaattaagttattattctcatggtgatgtcatcaattAGGATATTACtatttaatacaatacaatttcatttttcaaatggATGCAACCTTCTCGTCGCAGTCCAGTGCTGAATAAGCTCACCTCTCTGAACTCTACAGTGCCACAGAgatgtttcagatgttttttaattttttccctcctcctgtATTACTGTATCATGATGTGATTCTAACAGCAAAATGCTTGCAGCAACTCGTTTTTCATtcaggtagaaaaaaaaaacaggaattgTGATTACAGTCACTCTGTCATAACGCTGAATTGTATCTGAATTGTGTCTTTACAGCAGATGTACAAAAAAATTTCACAGCAATGCCGCCATCATCCTCCAGCATCACTGCCTCACCCTgccaaacacactcacacacagctcTTTTAGAGGGCTCTTTATTTATGCTtgagtagatttttttttaaaaatatatatgattttttttttttattttgttagtgTGTAAATGACgcttttaaagttttgtttaaAGTAAGTCAATAAGCTCAAGCTACCGCAGTGTTTGTGAAACAAATTGTCACTTTTGGGTCACATTTCTGGGCTTGATGAAAGCCGGCTTTCAGCTCCATCAGCCACAAGTTTAAACATGAGCTATCATGACTGAGCATAATTGCCAATGTATAttttacaacatgaaacaaaggaaaattTTTAATTGAAGATTTTTATTTTCGTTTGTACAATTAAGGTTCCTTTGAGAAGATGTCTAAAATTTGATTGGTTTTCAGATCTTCATGCTATATTTTGTAGATTTGCAGAAATTATTTGAGAAATATTCCACTGCTGccaactgagaaaaaaaataccttCCACGAAGCAGTGAGTGCTGTACATAAGAGCTTGAACACATCATAATTTCATGTTTCTGTGCACCGCAGTTAATGTGAATTAACAATTAAACCAATTGGAGAAATGAATTGCTTTGTGGGGGATTATTGCTCTGAATCGTCtcataaaacacttttaacgTTTTCATTTTCCACACCAGATTATTCTTATCGAGGGCCATAAAACGGGCTGGGtcctatcccagcatgcaatgGACTGGTTGACAGACTATTACAGGGCGAAGACACAAACATGCTTATTCAACTATGTGGGCTTTCAGCCAAAACTGCATGTCTTTGCAGTATAAAAGGAAACAGACATAAACATGATTCCATTCTTCAAGGACCAGGGCTGAGAttcatttttttgaaatattttattattttcttccttGACAACCCCACCTTGAATCTTCTTGTGTGCATCAGCCCAACCCAGATGAACATGTAACATCAACCCCAGGCCAGTCATATGATTTTTAGCCTGAGGCTTCATTCAGTTTCACAGTGAGTAGGAAGCAATCAAGACACACAAGAGCTCAAGTGAGGCAGGAATACTTACGACAGCAGAcacatgatgtcacaaatcaaacatacacacttccAGTCATAGAAAAGCACTCACAAACCAGCCTGTTGGGATATTAGCgctgaaaaaaagaacaaatagcaagaaaaatatgtgcaaaTTCAGACTGTGGACCTTTGAAGGCCTTTTGCTGATGCTAAGATTTTGTCCTTCCCCAAGGGCTGATCCATGATCTGCTGGCCTGGCTGTGAAATTACAAGCATTTCTGCAATAACCAGCTGGTCATGGAGCAGCCTTGGAACATAGTGTTACTGTGAGATTCCTACTTTTCTCCACTCTGACAAGTTATAGGTCAGTGTGCTTGACTTCGGAGTCTGGATCTGAGGAGGTGTTCTCAGTGACAAGAGAGGAAGTGGAGGGCTTGTACTCTGGCTCATCTTTGAACGGGCTATCTTTGGCAGGAGAGAAGCGGAACTCCTCCGGCACCTCGTCCTCAGGTTGAGCCTTCTTGTAGAAGCCCAGTTTCCCCAGCAGCTCGTTGATCTCTGAGCGTGTCATGTCAGACAAGGCGATCCGCTGTTGAGGAAACACACGGGTTAAAGGATCATTCCCTTTACAGTCATTTTTACTGTTACATCGTTAATGTATTTTTGGAAATAATAGGAGCCTATGAATTATGGAGGATGAGTATTGATGGTATGAGACTGTCTGAATCCAAATGTCATCCCTCTGGACTTAAGGACTTTCAGTCATACACACTGTGACGTATTTACTGTCATCACGTCAAGTTTTCGAGAGTCCTGGGCCCCAAGGGGATACAATGGCGCTCTGAGACAGAACTGAAGACCTCCAGTGTTCCCATGGAGATAAATTGAAATTCCTGACCCTGtgactctgtgtttttctgctgattCACTCTCAACAAATCGGGTCAGAATGCTCAGTCAGATTTTCCCTTCACATGAACTGCTACACAGCTAATATTATATTCACAAGAAATCCTCAACTGAGGACCTTCACATTGTAAATGGACAAAAACCAACCTTTGCCCGTCTAGTTTAGAAGATTATAATAGACGAATTCACAGACAAAGTTATTAAGCCTATAGGCCTATTATTCTGTCTGTACATTATACCTCACATCAGTTAATTTATACAACAAAAGTTAAAGCAAATGTCATCAAAAGTAAACAGTTAACATAACctattgttattaatattgtgatcattgttgttttttgatcataattattagtattattattttcttttacattgtCACTTTATAGCCTATCGCTACAGGATTATGGGTTATTTTCCAAGCAAAGTCTGGTGAAGTCTGCACCCGAGTGGACTCTCTGGCAGTGGGCTTGATGAGATGTGGATTTGGACAGCTCTCAGCACTCACAGACTTCCCGGGAACGCACCCGCAAAGTCCGTAAGTCTGCAAGTGTGGTGGAGTCTgaacatttggattcagccttAGGCTTTAATGATGAAAGGCAAAGTTAAAGTAGCAATACACAACATTCAGCTACTAGATGTTGCACTATAGCACCgacatctcagaccaaaacaaacgtGTCGTTTATGCAATAaagttgggaaaaaaacaaaagccgACAACTCAGGAAACTCAGATCTGTTCAACTGGGCggtgctgatcaaatatgaatcaagattctgttactgcactgcctatttctcacctcaaatgctTTCAGAAACAAATTTAGTGTAATGTTTAACTGtgatttgagaaagtttgtgaagCGGATCCTGGAAACGGATGTGGAGGACACGGagagactcacacacactaacatgcacacatggCTGGAGCAgctaccaaaacaaacaacagagaggctcagataacaacacacacatagagggaGGGTGACTTCACTCACTGCTCAGGTcaccattactccactatattcttacatagcaaatagttgtttgctgacatccagtgaggTTCAATGTCAtttactgcacctttaaaactctgctaatcaatattttttgtaaacaatGATGTCGCTCATAGAGTATTGTCATCCAACCCTGCACCTCCTCTTTAGCTCTGTTAAACTCATTGTATGCTACCTGCCaagcaacaaacaaaatacaaggTTAGGGACAGCTATATTGAACAAAGTTGAGCATTTAGCTACTAAAGATCCAGATACTTTTCTCCAAAAACAGACCAAAAGGTGGTGGCCAGAAAtacaactccaaataaatgcagatgtttctctgtgtctgctcaatgtgtaaatatgcattGTTTGCTAACACACTTGCTAACATGTAACAGTTTTATAAGGTCAAAGGTGGGTAAATGTCAACATATTCTGCCCTCTTGTGGCCAAAAACTGATTAGTGTAGCTTTAAATGACACAACAATTGTACTTTGATTAAACTCTTGGAATATGATAAAGCAACAATgatttaaaaagttgttttaaaattatgttatattattaatatgttATTAAATTATGATAATTTTCTCCAACAAATTTTTTTCCATCAAGTCATTTTATAGATGTTATAAAGATTTTTCACATAGATGCTATAATATATTCCAAAACAAGACCAGTGCAAAATAAACCCATCACAGATAGAGGACTTACATCCAGCTCTTCAAAGTAGTGGTTCAGGAGGACAAGCTCAGGgtcggctccaggaatgtgcTTCATCACCAGGTTATGGCTGAGGTGGAAGTGGTCAAGGATCGGCAGACAGAAAATGCTTGATTTTTCTACAGTGTGTAACTGTTAAACATACATATTTAGGAACAGCGATGTACTGGAGTCAAAGGATACTAAAGAGGAATATCCTGGACTACGAAGGCTTTGACCTGCGGACAGAAGTGAGGATTAATGTTTTTTCACACAGGGCTGGTTTCAGTGACAGATTTGTCAGAGGATTATGTGAAATCCTAgatgttaaatgtaaaatgtttccCAGTGAGCAAACACATTTAGGCAGGGATTAGGCTTCAGTCTGCCTCTGACAGTGGCTCACGGTGCACTCATGTCCGTTTTGTTCCTGTTGATAACATTACAGAGGGCAGCTTACCTCTCTGAGCCGGTTCAGCTGTCATCCACCACATGTCTGGGAAGAGACAGAACATGACATtgaggaaatgaaatgtttcagccactgaaatgtgtctttctgcttacacgcacacacacacacatcacaggtTACCCTGTAGAGCAACTGATTTACTGCAGTTTCTGGGTTCGTCTCTTTGTTCAAAGACACAATGTTCTTGCACCCAATGTACAGAGCACAGATTGTGGTTGCAGGTTGCAGGAAGGATGTGTAACCCATTTTTGTAGTAATCTGAGCCTAAGGTATTGAGTAGCAGGTGTGGCTAACACAACAATAGCAACAGATAGCATGCTTTTGTTCAGTGATGCTGGCAGGGCGGTGAGTAGGTGACACCCT of the Thunnus maccoyii chromosome 9, fThuMac1.1, whole genome shotgun sequence genome contains:
- the selenom gene encoding selenoprotein M: MWLIVLASFLHCASAYNVDLKKLDGLAKARVETCGGUQLNRLREVKAFVVQDIPLYHNLVMKHIPGADPELVLLNHYFEELDRIALSDMTRSEINELLGKLGFYKKAQPEDEVPEEFRFSPAKDSPFKDEPEYKPSTSSLVTENTSSDPDSEVKHTDL